A window of the Mucilaginibacter sp. cycad4 genome harbors these coding sequences:
- a CDS encoding pectate lyase: MQKTKSLKKMTFGSLALSAIILIGSCSKNADQPVTVPINDLNASASLATTATTSTVYTMDVSSIRHDEGYAYKVSPISVSGDSNEAPTSSTLKVYENGVALGPAHSVHTDIRDLGKGRFSHWGTGLYFSTSDNSNPLTNGRKYTYTLTGTATSGATAPATSAPVTSPATGSVLSTVLTGYAAVNGTTTGGKGGTTVTVSTLAAFKSAVAGNSPKIVYVSGTISGSGLTPVYVGSNTTIIGKTGAVIQSLNLYLFTVSNIIIQNVTFRNYVTECGIYVKFQSHHVWIDHCDFATDRSHGWDYWGKDIGIAEGSDYVTISWNKFHDTYLSLLIGSVTSDAVAANTGKLHVTVHHNYWYNVSEREPTLVFGSIHMYNNYHLNNDGYSIGARYGGMVRTDNEYFSGCKKPLTTNLDGDPVGYFSGTTTNVYSNCGKNDITSSLSTWVPSYSYASLLTPAANVPAVVTAGAGVKTVN; the protein is encoded by the coding sequence ATGCAAAAAACAAAATCCTTAAAAAAAATGACTTTTGGCAGTTTGGCACTGAGCGCAATTATCCTCATCGGAAGTTGCTCCAAAAATGCAGACCAACCAGTAACCGTTCCAATTAATGATTTAAACGCCAGCGCAAGCTTGGCAACAACCGCCACAACGTCCACCGTTTACACGATGGACGTTTCTTCGATCCGCCATGATGAAGGCTACGCTTACAAAGTTAGCCCTATTTCCGTAAGCGGAGATTCAAATGAGGCGCCAACCTCATCAACACTTAAAGTTTATGAAAACGGTGTTGCATTAGGTCCGGCCCACTCTGTCCACACTGACATCAGGGACCTTGGTAAAGGTCGCTTCAGTCACTGGGGAACAGGATTGTACTTCTCAACTTCCGACAACAGCAACCCTCTGACAAACGGAAGAAAGTACACTTATACCCTTACCGGTACTGCAACCAGCGGCGCAACAGCTCCTGCTACGAGTGCCCCCGTAACATCACCAGCAACCGGCTCTGTATTAAGTACAGTATTAACCGGCTATGCTGCTGTTAACGGCACTACAACCGGCGGTAAGGGCGGTACCACAGTAACCGTTAGCACACTGGCCGCGTTCAAATCTGCAGTGGCAGGCAATTCGCCTAAGATTGTGTATGTTTCCGGAACAATTAGCGGATCAGGCTTAACTCCAGTGTATGTTGGTTCAAATACCACCATCATCGGTAAAACCGGCGCCGTTATCCAAAGCTTGAACCTTTACCTTTTCACAGTTAGCAACATCATCATCCAAAACGTTACGTTTAGAAACTATGTAACTGAATGTGGTATCTATGTTAAATTCCAATCACACCACGTTTGGATTGATCATTGCGATTTTGCTACAGACCGCAGCCATGGCTGGGATTACTGGGGTAAAGACATCGGCATCGCCGAAGGTTCTGACTACGTAACCATTTCATGGAACAAATTCCATGACACCTACCTGTCATTGCTTATTGGTTCGGTAACAAGCGATGCTGTTGCAGCCAACACAGGCAAACTACACGTTACAGTACACCACAACTACTGGTACAATGTATCTGAAAGGGAACCAACGTTGGTATTCGGTAGCATCCACATGTACAACAACTACCACTTAAACAATGATGGTTATTCTATCGGCGCAAGGTACGGTGGCATGGTAAGAACAGATAATGAGTATTTCTCAGGCTGTAAAAAACCCCTTACTACTAACTTAGACGGCGACCCTGTAGGTTACTTCAGCGGTACAACAACTAACGTTTATTCTAATTGCGGTAAAAACGACATTACCTCATCTTTATCAACGTGGGTACCCTCATACTCTTACGCTTCTCTGCTTACCCCTGCTGCAAACGTTCCTGCAGTAGTAACAGCAGGTGCTGGTGTTAAAACAGTTAATTAA